In Patescibacteria group bacterium, a single window of DNA contains:
- a CDS encoding ATP-dependent DNA ligase, which produces MKFNEFSKYLEKLEETSSRLKITDILADLLKKSDKNEIDKVIYLSLGILAPSFRGIVFNAADQMIIRSISLAFNEKIEKVKDEYKKLGDLGLVSEKLSKNKDSGLSVSEVFNRLREAAIEEGVGSQERRVNKIADILKSVDPLSAKFITRIPLGKLRLGFSEKTIIDALAISKFGDKSKKSRLVKAFEVMPDIGLIAKELPMHPSPKIGIPVSPMLAQRLNSPREMLEKMGEVAVEPKFDGLRVQIHFKDGEYFAFTRNLHNISLMFPELANLSKHLKAKEVILDSEGIGIDEETKKILDFQTIMTRRRKHDIAEIATKIPANFYCFDILYKDGVNLMDKPYLERRKILRDTVKSGELLKVDEEITTTDPKEIAKLHEDYIKKGLEGIMVKKADSTYVPGRTGWRWVKMKQAESAQGKLSDTVDCVVMGYTVGKGKRAGFGIGQFLVGILDGDKIKTITKVGTGLTDEQFKELKTRLEKLVVKDKPKEYEVNKILEPDYFVEPKVVVEIAADDLTISPNHTSKYALRFPRLVNFRDDKEVKDATTLKEVESLYKLQKK; this is translated from the coding sequence ATGAAATTTAATGAATTTTCAAAATATCTCGAGAAATTAGAAGAAACTTCTTCCAGATTAAAAATTACGGATATATTAGCAGATCTTTTAAAAAAATCTGACAAAAATGAAATCGATAAGGTTATATACTTATCGCTTGGCATTTTAGCGCCAAGTTTCAGAGGAATTGTTTTTAATGCTGCAGACCAGATGATAATTAGAAGTATCTCCTTGGCATTTAATGAAAAAATAGAAAAAGTTAAAGATGAATATAAAAAGCTTGGAGATCTTGGTCTAGTATCAGAAAAACTTTCCAAAAATAAAGATAGTGGTTTAAGCGTTTCAGAGGTGTTCAACCGATTGCGCGAAGCGGCAATCGAAGAAGGAGTTGGTAGTCAGGAAAGACGTGTTAATAAAATTGCAGATATTCTAAAATCAGTTGATCCGCTTTCCGCAAAGTTTATTACTAGAATTCCTCTTGGAAAACTAAGATTAGGTTTTTCAGAAAAAACAATTATTGATGCTCTTGCCATTAGTAAGTTTGGTGACAAATCCAAAAAGTCACGCCTTGTAAAAGCTTTTGAAGTCATGCCCGATATTGGTTTGATTGCAAAAGAACTGCCAATGCACCCATCTCCCAAAATTGGTATTCCAGTTTCTCCCATGCTTGCTCAAAGATTAAATAGTCCACGGGAAATGTTGGAAAAAATGGGAGAAGTGGCAGTTGAGCCAAAATTTGACGGGCTTCGTGTCCAAATCCATTTTAAAGATGGCGAGTACTTTGCGTTCACTAGAAATCTTCATAATATTTCTCTAATGTTTCCAGAATTAGCAAACCTAAGTAAACATTTAAAAGCAAAGGAGGTAATTTTGGATTCTGAAGGAATTGGTATCGATGAAGAAACAAAAAAGATTTTAGATTTTCAGACAATAATGACTCGTCGCCGCAAACACGATATTGCAGAAATTGCAACAAAAATTCCTGCCAATTTTTATTGTTTTGATATTTTATATAAAGATGGCGTTAATTTAATGGACAAACCATATTTAGAAAGGCGAAAAATCCTAAGAGATACAGTTAAATCAGGCGAATTATTAAAAGTCGATGAAGAAATAACAACAACAGATCCAAAAGAAATCGCAAAATTGCACGAAGATTATATTAAAAAAGGATTAGAGGGAATTATGGTCAAAAAAGCAGATAGCACATATGTTCCAGGCCGTACAGGTTGGCGATGGGTAAAAATGAAGCAGGCCGAGTCTGCTCAAGGTAAACTATCAGATACTGTTGATTGCGTTGTCATGGGTTACACAGTCGGAAAAGGGAAAAGAGCAGGTTTTGGTATTGGCCAATTTTTAGTAGGAATTTTAGATGGTGACAAGATTAAAACTATCACAAAAGTTGGAACTGGTTTAACAGACGAACAGTTTAAAGAACTAAAAACCAGATTGGAAAAGTTAGTAGTAAAAGACAAACCAAAAGAATATGAGGTAAATAAAATACTGGAGCCAGATTATTTTGTCGAGCCAAAAGTGGTTGTTGAAATTGCAGCCGATGATTTAACAATTAGTCCAAATCACACAAGTAAGTATGCTCTTCGTTTCCCTCGCCTCGTCAACTTTCGTGATGACAAAGAAGTGAAAGATGCAACTACATTAAAAGAAGTTGAAAGTTTATACAAACTTCAAAAGAAATAA
- the recF gene encoding DNA replication and repair protein RecF (All proteins in this family for which functions are known are DNA-binding proteins that assist the filamentation of RecA onto DNA for the initiation of recombination or recombinational repair.), which translates to MIQKVRLQNFRNLPDDVFTFAKDTTVIVGPNAAGKTNLLESIFMLSIGKSFKSNLENEIIKEKKDFARIKGLLSDNAKLEVILSKISHKKFLVNAVNKRMVDFAGNLKTVLFAPSDLDLVTSSPSLRRKFLDNALSQVDREYRRQLLSYEKGLRSRNKLLFRIREEHLPSSQLLFWNQLLIKAGDYISMSRENFINFINENNSLSGEYKITYDKSVISEKRLSDYEIAEIASATTLVGPHRDDFIFQYKGKNLSSFGSRGEQRMGILWIKLSELEFIFNKTNKKPTLLLDDIFSELDEFHREIVFNVTKNQQTIITTADPEFLENFKVDEKIELGI; encoded by the coding sequence ATGATCCAAAAAGTCCGTCTTCAAAATTTTAGAAATCTTCCTGATGATGTTTTTACGTTTGCAAAAGACACAACAGTTATTGTTGGCCCAAATGCAGCAGGTAAAACAAATCTTTTAGAAAGTATTTTTATGCTTTCTATTGGTAAATCTTTCAAATCCAATTTAGAAAATGAAATAATTAAAGAAAAAAAAGACTTCGCAAGGATAAAGGGGCTGTTGTCTGATAATGCAAAATTAGAAGTTATTTTAAGTAAAATATCTCACAAAAAGTTTTTAGTAAACGCAGTTAATAAACGAATGGTTGATTTTGCAGGTAATTTAAAAACAGTTTTATTTGCTCCTTCTGATTTAGATTTAGTTACTTCCTCTCCTTCTTTAAGAAGAAAATTTTTGGATAATGCATTGTCGCAAGTTGATAGAGAATATCGCAGACAATTATTGTCTTATGAAAAAGGTTTGCGATCAAGAAATAAATTATTATTTAGAATTCGCGAAGAGCATTTGCCTTCATCTCAATTACTTTTTTGGAATCAACTTTTAATAAAAGCTGGAGATTATATAAGTATGTCAAGAGAAAATTTTATTAATTTTATAAATGAAAATAATTCTTTAAGTGGTGAATATAAAATTACATACGATAAAAGTGTAATTAGCGAAAAAAGATTAAGCGACTACGAAATAGCTGAAATAGCATCCGCTACAACTTTAGTTGGCCCCCATAGAGATGATTTTATTTTTCAATATAAAGGAAAAAATTTAAGTTCTTTTGGAAGCAGAGGAGAGCAAAGAATGGGAATTTTGTGGATCAAATTGTCGGAGTTAGAGTTTATTTTTAACAAAACAAATAAAAAGCCAACTCTTTTATTAGATGATATCTTCTCAGAATTAGATGAATTCCACAGAGAAATTGTTTTTAATGTAACCAAAAATCAACAAACTATTATTACAACTGCAGACCCGGAATTTTTAGAAAACTTCAAAGTTGACGAAAAAATAGAGTTAGGAATATAA
- a CDS encoding NAD(P)H-hydrate dehydratase, whose product MIFDKAQLKKLYFPHKDSSGEDNGQVTIIGGSSLFHGAPLFGLIVASRIVDMVFFSSPEKSVGMIAESLKSKLFSFIWVPWNEVESYVEKSDAILIGPGFMRYHSEKTPYDKRFEICDEVCMETKKITESLLKKFPNKKWVIDAGSLQTITPDVIPENAILTPNKKEFKLLFGAEFSHDVASKKAKEYNCIIVVKGPVTFVFSKDEVFEIHGGNAGLTKGGTGDTQAGLTVALLAKNDPVLSACAGSFIIKYTADELQKKVGFYYNSDDLASKIPEALNKLIN is encoded by the coding sequence ATGATTTTCGACAAAGCTCAGCTTAAAAAACTATATTTCCCGCACAAGGACAGTAGTGGGGAAGATAACGGTCAGGTAACAATCATAGGTGGATCCTCGCTCTTCCATGGTGCTCCGCTTTTTGGCTTAATTGTAGCTTCTCGAATTGTTGACATGGTCTTCTTTTCATCTCCTGAAAAAAGTGTTGGCATGATTGCAGAAAGCTTAAAAAGTAAATTATTTTCCTTCATTTGGGTTCCTTGGAACGAGGTAGAAAGCTATGTAGAAAAATCAGATGCTATTTTAATTGGTCCTGGTTTTATGCGTTACCACAGCGAAAAAACTCCCTATGATAAACGATTCGAAATCTGCGATGAAGTTTGTATGGAAACAAAAAAAATCACAGAATCTTTACTTAAAAAATTCCCCAATAAAAAATGGGTCATTGATGCCGGCAGTCTGCAAACAATAACTCCTGATGTTATTCCAGAAAATGCAATTCTCACCCCTAATAAAAAAGAATTTAAATTATTATTTGGCGCCGAATTTTCTCATGATGTCGCAAGTAAAAAAGCCAAAGAATATAACTGCATTATTGTTGTTAAAGGCCCGGTGACTTTTGTTTTTTCCAAAGACGAAGTTTTTGAAATTCATGGCGGGAATGCTGGTCTAACCAAAGGCGGAACAGGAGATACTCAGGCTGGTTTAACAGTAGCTTTGCTTGCCAAAAACGATCCTGTTTTAAGTGCATGTGCTGGAAGTTTTATCATTAAATACACAGCCGACGAATTGCAAAAGAAAGTTGGGTTTTATTACAACTCAGATGATCTCGCCTCTAAAATCCCAGAAGCTTTGAATAAATTAATAAATTAA
- a CDS encoding DUF4870 domain-containing protein, producing MAANPTGLGKNEEAALSYIIPLLGGIAFLMIEKDKYVRFHAMQSIVFWVATTLIWMVLGFTIILLFFAPIFFIAAFILWLVLVYKAWQGEEWEIPVLGKFARQFLSKVNN from the coding sequence ATGGCAGCAAACCCAACAGGTTTAGGTAAAAACGAAGAAGCAGCACTTAGCTACATTATCCCTCTTCTTGGCGGAATAGCATTTTTAATGATCGAAAAAGATAAATACGTCAGGTTTCACGCTATGCAATCAATCGTTTTCTGGGTTGCAACTACTTTAATTTGGATGGTTCTTGGATTTACAATTATTCTCTTATTTTTCGCTCCAATTTTCTTTATTGCAGCATTTATTCTTTGGTTAGTCTTGGTTTACAAGGCCTGGCAAGGAGAGGAATGGGAAATCCCAGTTTTGGGAAAATTTGCTCGTCAGTTTCTCTCAAAAGTTAACAATTAA
- a CDS encoding tyrosine-type recombinase/integrase: protein MANTEPINNILPKFIDDLKEKHRSPATILAYRADLDQLINYLTEKNKAMPENVKKEDIEGFRDYLLSQKYTPKSTSRKLNAVKTFFRWMVEKQIILVDPSKEVTHPKLTVSNPKFLSELEYRALRDVVRADRRIATIVELILQTGLRISEVANLKVANVKDAEITIEAYATQPTRNVPLNKLAKMALTNYLIEVPKDSTFVFISKNGKQLAIRNIRASVDRYIQKAGIGKFSVNDLRTTFIIENLKRGVDLVTISQVAGHKRLSTTERYLELVEIKETGKKQYLEEL from the coding sequence ATGGCGAACACAGAGCCTATTAATAATATATTACCTAAATTTATCGATGATTTAAAAGAGAAACATCGATCACCTGCTACTATTTTAGCTTACAGAGCAGACCTTGACCAGTTAATTAATTATTTGACTGAAAAGAATAAGGCTATGCCTGAAAATGTTAAAAAAGAGGATATTGAAGGATTTAGGGATTATTTGCTTTCACAAAAATATACACCAAAATCTACAAGCCGAAAATTAAACGCTGTAAAGACCTTTTTTAGGTGGATGGTTGAGAAACAAATAATTTTGGTTGACCCAAGCAAAGAAGTAACTCATCCAAAATTAACTGTAAGTAATCCAAAGTTTTTGAGTGAACTTGAGTATAGAGCACTTCGAGATGTAGTACGAGCAGACAGACGAATTGCAACAATTGTAGAACTTATTTTACAAACAGGACTTCGTATTTCAGAGGTCGCAAACTTAAAAGTTGCAAACGTTAAAGATGCAGAGATAACTATTGAAGCATACGCAACACAACCAACCAGAAACGTGCCTTTAAATAAACTTGCAAAAATGGCATTAACAAACTATTTAATTGAAGTTCCAAAAGATTCTACTTTTGTTTTTATAAGCAAAAACGGGAAGCAACTTGCTATCAGGAATATTCGCGCTTCGGTTGACAGATATATTCAAAAAGCTGGAATTGGAAAATTTTCAGTAAATGACTTAAGAACAACTTTTATTATTGAAAACTTAAAGCGCGGAGTTGATTTGGTTACTATAAGTCAAGTTGCAGGACACAAAAGACTTTCTACAACAGAGCGCTATTTGGAACTTGTTGAGATAAAAGAAACAGGAAAGAAACAGTACCTTGAAGAACTTTAA
- a CDS encoding DUF5654 family protein, which produces MADKETQKEKNLREQTVEQMLTLITSAFGLVAALAWNQVIQEIITDYVKPFFGKDSGLISLLIYAVIVTVFAVLVTYFVARLKKD; this is translated from the coding sequence ATGGCTGACAAGGAAACACAGAAAGAAAAGAATTTGCGAGAACAGACAGTTGAGCAAATGCTAACTCTTATAACCAGCGCTTTTGGGCTTGTTGCAGCACTTGCATGGAACCAAGTTATACAAGAAATAATTACTGACTATGTAAAACCATTTTTTGGTAAGGATTCAGGCTTAATCAGCCTGCTTATTTATGCAGTAATTGTGACGGTATTTGCAGTACTTGTTACCTATTTTGTGGCAAGACTGAAGAAAGATTAA
- a CDS encoding Fic family protein: MYSPKFAISNKILKNISAAEASKEVIENAPLVPSFEKQFQSDALVRTVYHGTHIEGNDLTMIQTKKVLEGEEVYARDRDIQEVINYRNVVNLLGQLSEREKYDTAELNLIHQSTVDKLIDPSKVGHLRNTQVVIKEEGTGKIIFSPPNFIEVPYLLEDFFEWLNSADAKDIHPIIRAGITHYVLVSIHPYVEGNGRTVRAFTTLVMLKEGYDIRRFFALEEHFDNDLGAYYEALGKVDSANENLGLRDLTPWLEYFTLVVASELAKIKERVRKLSVDTRLKTKIGNQVALSERQMKLVEFLSDEESAGMKELKSVLNFVSEDTVLRDLTDLIKKGIIKKEGQTKSARYVIINANK, encoded by the coding sequence ATGTATTCTCCAAAATTTGCGATTTCAAACAAAATTCTAAAAAATATTTCAGCAGCTGAAGCTTCCAAAGAAGTTATCGAAAACGCACCCTTAGTTCCTTCATTCGAAAAACAATTTCAATCAGATGCTTTAGTTCGCACTGTTTATCACGGAACTCATATTGAAGGAAATGATCTTACTATGATCCAAACCAAAAAAGTTTTGGAAGGAGAAGAAGTATATGCCCGTGACCGCGATATTCAGGAAGTTATTAATTACAGAAACGTTGTAAATCTTTTGGGGCAGTTATCAGAAAGAGAAAAATACGACACAGCCGAATTAAATTTAATTCACCAAAGCACAGTTGATAAATTAATTGATCCATCAAAAGTTGGCCATCTTCGAAATACTCAAGTTGTTATCAAAGAAGAGGGAACTGGAAAGATTATTTTTTCTCCTCCCAATTTCATCGAAGTTCCTTATCTTTTAGAAGATTTTTTTGAATGGCTTAATTCGGCAGATGCAAAAGATATTCATCCAATAATCAGAGCTGGTATCACTCATTATGTTTTAGTTTCCATACATCCTTATGTTGAAGGAAATGGTCGTACTGTTCGCGCTTTCACAACTCTTGTCATGCTGAAAGAAGGTTATGATATCAGGCGCTTTTTCGCTCTTGAAGAACATTTTGATAACGATTTGGGAGCTTATTATGAGGCGCTTGGTAAAGTAGACTCTGCAAATGAAAATTTGGGATTAAGAGATCTGACTCCTTGGCTTGAATATTTTACTTTGGTTGTTGCAAGCGAGCTTGCAAAAATAAAAGAAAGAGTCAGAAAATTGTCTGTTGACACTCGTCTAAAAACAAAAATCGGCAATCAAGTTGCCCTTTCTGAAAGGCAAATGAAATTAGTAGAATTTTTATCTGATGAAGAAAGCGCTGGTATGAAAGAATTAAAAAGCGTTTTGAATTTTGTCTCAGAAGATACAGTTTTAAGAGATCTTACAGATTTGATTAAAAAAGGTATTATTAAAAAGGAAGGGCAAACAAAATCTGCCCGTTATGTAATTATAAATGCCAATAAGTGA